The genomic segment CATGCTGTAGGACTACATGCTAATTTTAATACCAAAACGATACGGCTTTTATCTCAAGTGAAGGGCCAACTCAAACCTGCAAAAAATTGATGAGGTTTAAGATGTGGATTCAAGATTGCTTGAAAAAAAAACCACTCAAAACAAATAAAGCCTATTTATATTATCTACTCCTGATAATAGCAAGTTCCCCTATCGCCTTATATGCTCATCCAAAAGATATGGAACAAACCATCTATTTTGAGTCTGATACTTTGTCATATAATAATGAGACAAAATTAGGAATCTATCAGGGGCATATTAAGTTAACTCAAGGATCGGGAGTGCTCACTGCAGACTATGCCACCAGTTACGCCGACCAAGATGGTCAAGTCACCAAAATAATCGCTACCGGTAATCCAGCACGTTATCGCGCACTTATATTTGCTAATCGACCTAAGTTAATTGCTACTGGAAATACGATCTATTATTATCCACAAAAAGACTGGCTAGAAGCTGTGGGTAATGCCGAGATTGTACAAGGACAAAATCATGTTAAAGGCCCGCAAATTAACTATGATTTTAAAAAGAAAACCGTCGGTTCCCCTATCTCAAAAGAAGGGCATACTCAAATACTAATAGCTCCATTGCAACCTGTAAGCTCATGAGTAAATTACATGCTATAAATTTGGCCAAGCGTTACCATTCCCGGGTTGTGGTCAAAAATGTTTCTCTAGAACTAGTAACCGGGGAAGTAGTAGGTTTGTTAGGCCCTAATGGCGCTGGAAAAACCACCAGCTTTTACTTAATCGTGGGTCTAGTTGAAAGTGCACAAGGTAAAATTTTATTAGATAATCATAATATTACGCATTTGCCCATGCACGCCCGTGCTAAGGCCGGCATCGGTTATTTACCTCAAGAACCTTCTATATTTCGTAAATTATCTGTTGCCGATAATATCCTTGCTATACTCCAATTACGTAAAGATCTTTCCAAAGAACAACGTAAACAACATCTCGAAAATCTACTTCATGAATTCCACATTACACATATCCGCGATACGTTAGGGATTAGTTTATCGGGGGGTGAACGTCGTCGTGTAGAAATTGCTCGCGCTTTGGCCATGGAACCAAAGTTCATGCTATTAGATGAGCCTTTTGCAGGAATTGATCCTATTTCTGTCGTTGATATTAAGCGCATGATTATTCATCTTAGCCGACGTGGTATCGGTGTTTTAATTACCGATCATAATGTTCGAGAAACCCTTACAATTTGTAAACGCGCTTATATAGTGAGTGAAGGGGAAACTATCTATGTGGGTACTCCAAAAGAAGTATTGAATAATCAACGTGTCAGGGAAGTCTATCTAGGCCATGAATTTGATCTATAGTCAAAGGGCTGGGTAAGGTATAATCAAATATACATTTCTGAAAAATATCAATGTATACTCACAGCAATTGGATTTTTGGCAAGGCGCCGCGAGAATGAGCAACCGGAGTGTATTCAAGATACATGAGGATTGCGAGTTAAGCGGCAACACAGACAAAATTTCAAGTGCGAAGAGTATTAGATTATAAAGGTAGAGGGTCTAATGCAAGTTACCATTACAGATGATGGCATTAAAGTTACTGACGCTTTAAAACAATATATACTCGATAAATTTAAACGACTGGAACGTATAACCCATAAAACTACAGCCATACATATCACATTAAGCCTTGAAAACTTAGCTCAAGTCGTTAAAGCCCTAGTCCATACGCATGGTACTGAATTTTACGCAAGTGCCGAAAACGAAAGTTTATACCCTGCTATCGATGATTTAGTTGATAGGATAGAACAGCAAATCAATAAACATAAACAAAAAATCAAAGAAAAACGACATGATCGATCAGAAAAATATGGTCCAGAAGAATCCGAAGAGCTGTAAATAAACTTACCGAGGCCTATGTGCAACTCAATTCTCTAACAGCAATTTCTCCTATTGATGGTCGTTACTCGGAAAAAACTGCTGGTTTGCGTCCTTTATGTAGTGAGTATGGTTTATTTTATTTTAGAGTAATCATTGAAATACGCTGGCTACAAACCCTTGCTGAACATTCTAACATCAAGGAGATTCCCG from the Rickettsiella endosymbiont of Aleochara curtula genome contains:
- the lptA gene encoding lipopolysaccharide transport periplasmic protein LptA — encoded protein: MWIQDCLKKKPLKTNKAYLYYLLLIIASSPIALYAHPKDMEQTIYFESDTLSYNNETKLGIYQGHIKLTQGSGVLTADYATSYADQDGQVTKIIATGNPARYRALIFANRPKLIATGNTIYYYPQKDWLEAVGNAEIVQGQNHVKGPQINYDFKKKTVGSPISKEGHTQILIAPLQPVSS
- the lptB gene encoding LPS export ABC transporter ATP-binding protein, whose translation is MSKLHAINLAKRYHSRVVVKNVSLELVTGEVVGLLGPNGAGKTTSFYLIVGLVESAQGKILLDNHNITHLPMHARAKAGIGYLPQEPSIFRKLSVADNILAILQLRKDLSKEQRKQHLENLLHEFHITHIRDTLGISLSGGERRRVEIARALAMEPKFMLLDEPFAGIDPISVVDIKRMIIHLSRRGIGVLITDHNVRETLTICKRAYIVSEGETIYVGTPKEVLNNQRVREVYLGHEFDL
- the hpf gene encoding ribosome hibernation-promoting factor, HPF/YfiA family translates to MQVTITDDGIKVTDALKQYILDKFKRLERITHKTTAIHITLSLENLAQVVKALVHTHGTEFYASAENESLYPAIDDLVDRIEQQINKHKQKIKEKRHDRSEKYGPEESEEL